The proteins below come from a single Streptomyces tubercidicus genomic window:
- a CDS encoding TIGR03767 family metallophosphoesterase, with the protein MSRIRSAATSLDRRTFLAATGAVGAATGLGLAFGPDRTAQAATVSPGPAPAAPVPVDAPAVPRVPYTKGTTLGSVSAPRGSGGYRRLGDGPAWDRVVRSELGTAHGGRDERRTALASFVQFTDLHLVDVQSPLRYEYLRAETASAWRPQEALSVAGVVSLIERVNALPGGPATGAPLSFVMTTGDNTDNNSKLELEWYLTAMSGGKITPNSGDRRRYEGVQDSGLKLYWQPDSAVRDADKQQGFPRLDGFLDAAIRTVHSPGLRLPWYSTVGNHDSLPGGCYAPGDPFWTEVATGERKLETLPAAEAAKVWQAVKKGLDPKGEDFKQLLKTHAKQSRTVTPDERRAPFTRTEYLRAHLDPAHTGPGPHGHGYTAAHLEGNRLYYSFRISDHVLGISLDTTDPGGHYTGSVGDAQLRWLERTLKENEKGEKAHVLVFSHHTSKTMNNINPDPARPQEKRHTGAELVEVLAAHPAVVGWINGHSHKNEIIAHDSFWEISTASHIDFPQLARVIELVDNHDGTLSLFTTLIESAAPHRTDFSDLSQTGLAALYRELSFNAPEARTDLAGTARDRNVELLLKR; encoded by the coding sequence ATGTCCCGTATCCGGTCCGCCGCCACCAGTCTCGACCGCCGTACGTTCCTCGCCGCCACCGGTGCCGTCGGCGCCGCCACGGGGCTGGGGCTCGCCTTCGGCCCTGACCGCACGGCGCAGGCCGCCACCGTCAGCCCCGGCCCGGCCCCGGCCGCGCCCGTACCGGTCGACGCCCCCGCCGTCCCGCGTGTCCCCTACACCAAGGGCACCACGCTCGGCAGCGTCTCCGCGCCGCGCGGCAGCGGAGGCTACCGCCGGCTCGGCGACGGCCCCGCCTGGGACCGGGTGGTCCGCAGCGAGCTGGGCACCGCGCACGGCGGGCGGGACGAGCGGCGTACCGCGCTGGCCTCGTTCGTGCAGTTCACCGATCTGCATCTGGTCGATGTGCAGAGCCCGCTGCGCTACGAGTACCTGCGCGCCGAGACCGCCAGCGCCTGGCGGCCGCAGGAGGCGCTGTCCGTGGCCGGGGTGGTCTCGCTGATCGAGCGGGTCAACGCGCTGCCCGGCGGGCCCGCCACCGGCGCCCCGCTGTCCTTCGTGATGACCACCGGTGACAACACCGACAACAACTCCAAGCTGGAGCTGGAGTGGTATCTGACCGCGATGAGCGGCGGCAAGATCACCCCCAACTCCGGCGACCGGCGCCGCTACGAAGGCGTCCAGGACAGCGGGCTGAAGCTGTACTGGCAGCCGGACAGCGCGGTGCGCGACGCGGACAAGCAGCAGGGCTTCCCGCGGCTCGACGGGTTCCTGGACGCGGCGATCCGGACCGTCCACAGTCCCGGCCTGCGGCTGCCCTGGTACTCGACGGTCGGCAACCACGACTCGCTGCCCGGCGGCTGCTATGCGCCCGGTGACCCCTTCTGGACCGAGGTCGCCACCGGGGAGCGCAAGCTGGAGACGCTGCCCGCCGCCGAGGCCGCGAAGGTGTGGCAGGCGGTCAAGAAGGGCCTCGACCCCAAGGGCGAGGACTTCAAGCAGCTGCTGAAGACGCACGCCAAGCAGTCCAGGACGGTCACCCCCGACGAGCGGCGGGCCCCCTTCACCCGGACCGAGTATCTGCGCGCCCACCTGGACCCGGCACACACCGGCCCCGGCCCGCACGGCCACGGCTACACCGCCGCGCACCTCGAAGGGAACCGCCTCTACTACAGCTTCCGGATCTCCGACCACGTCCTCGGCATCAGCCTGGACACCACCGACCCCGGCGGCCACTACACCGGCTCGGTCGGCGACGCCCAGCTGCGCTGGCTGGAGCGGACCCTGAAGGAGAACGAGAAGGGCGAGAAGGCCCATGTGCTGGTCTTCAGCCACCACACCAGCAAGACGATGAACAACATCAACCCCGACCCGGCCCGGCCGCAGGAGAAGCGGCACACCGGAGCGGAGCTGGTCGAGGTGCTCGCCGCGCACCCCGCCGTCGTCGGCTGGATCAACGGTCACAGCCACAAGAACGAGATCATCGCGCACGACAGCTTCTGGGAGATCTCCACCGCCTCCCACATCGACTTCCCGCAGCTGGCCCGGGTCATCGAGCTGGTGGACAACCACGACGGCACGCTGTCGCTGTTCACCACCCTGATCGAGTCGGCCGCCCCGCACCGTACGGACTTCAGCGACCTCTCGCAGACCGGCCTGGCCGCCCTCTACCGCGAACTGTCCTTCAACGCCCCCGAGGCCCGCACCGACCTCGCGGGCACGGCCCGGGACCGCAACGTCGAGCTGCTGCTCAAGCGCTGA
- a CDS encoding superoxide dismutase, with protein MATYTLPELPYDYAALAPVISPEIIELHHDKHHAAYVKGANDTLEQLAEARDKDQWGSINGLEKNLAFHLSGHILHSIYWHNMTGEGGGEPLEKDGVGELADAIAESFGSFAKFKAQLTKASATTQGSGWGVLAYEPVTGRLIVEQIYDHQGNVGQGSVPILVFDAWEHAFYLQYKNQKVDFIEAMWQVVNWQDVAKRYASAKQRANNLLLAP; from the coding sequence ATGGCGACCTACACACTTCCGGAACTCCCCTACGACTACGCGGCGCTGGCCCCGGTCATCAGCCCCGAGATCATCGAGCTGCACCACGACAAGCACCACGCGGCCTACGTGAAGGGTGCGAACGACACCCTGGAGCAGCTCGCCGAGGCGCGCGACAAGGACCAGTGGGGCAGCATCAACGGCCTGGAGAAGAACCTCGCGTTCCACCTCTCCGGCCACATCCTGCACAGCATCTACTGGCACAACATGACCGGTGAGGGCGGCGGCGAGCCGCTGGAGAAGGACGGTGTGGGTGAGCTGGCCGACGCGATCGCCGAGTCCTTCGGGTCGTTCGCGAAGTTCAAGGCCCAGCTGACCAAGGCGTCCGCCACCACCCAGGGCTCCGGCTGGGGCGTCCTCGCCTACGAGCCGGTCACCGGCCGGCTGATCGTCGAGCAGATCTACGACCACCAGGGCAACGTCGGCCAGGGCTCGGTCCCGATCCTGGTCTTCGACGCCTGGGAGCACGCCTTCTACCTCCAGTACAAGAACCAGAAGGTGGACTTCATCGAGGCCATGTGGCAGGTCGTGAACTGGCAGGACGTGGCGAAGCGGTACGCCTCCGCCAAGCAGCGCGCGAACAACCTGCTGCTGGCTCCGTAA
- a CDS encoding ribbon-helix-helix domain-containing protein, which yields MKISVSLPQEDVAFVDEYAARTKGESRSAVIHAAIELLRAAQLESEYTEAFAEWDESKDAALWDRASGDGLADEAW from the coding sequence ATGAAGATCAGTGTGAGTCTTCCGCAGGAGGATGTCGCCTTCGTTGACGAGTACGCCGCCAGAACGAAAGGCGAATCGCGGTCCGCCGTGATACACGCCGCTATTGAGCTGCTGCGTGCCGCGCAGCTCGAATCGGAGTACACCGAGGCGTTCGCCGAGTGGGACGAGAGCAAGGACGCGGCACTGTGGGACCGCGCGAGCGGGGACGGGCTTGCCGATGAGGCGTGGTGA
- the pepN gene encoding aminopeptidase N gives MPGENLSRDEARERGRLLSVDAYDVALDVRSAVSADASAETFRSRTTLRFRCAEPGASTFADLLAPSVTSVSLNGRELDPGTVFDGTRITLDGLAAENTLVVDAQCAYSRTGEGLHRFVDPEDGEVYLYTQYEPADSRRVFANFEQPDLKAPFTFEVTAPEGWLVVSNGAQEGEAEGGRHRFATTKPISTYITAVVAGPYHFVSDSYRRTFDDGTELEIPLGALCRKGLAKHFDADDVFTVTKQGLDFFHDHFDFPYPFGKYDTAFVPEYNLGAMENPGCVTFREEFIFRGKVTEASYERRANVILHEMAHMWFGDLVTMQWWDDLWLKESYADFMGAFALVEATRFRNGWITFANRRKSWAYRADQLPSTHPVTADIRDLEDAKLNFDGITYAKGAAVLKQLVAYVGQEAFLEGARRYFTRHAYGNTRLTDLLTVLEETSGRDLAGWSRAWLETAGVNSLTPQVTYDAQDRITELSILQDAAAERPELRPHRVAVGLYRRQGTDPALVRYARAEVDVAGPRTAMPELAGAERPELILVNDDDLTYCKVRFDEGSLATLRARLGELADPMARALCWAALWGLTRDGLMPAGDYLDLVRRFAGQETDIGVLQSLHGQAQTALEYYSAPDRREPAARELAEGALRELRLAEPGSGHQLTWARHFAALAATPADLQLLQGLLDGTAKIDGLDVDQELRWTLLEPLAAHGLADEARLTAELARDDTASGKRHQLRCLAARPSAGVKAQAWADVVESDALSNALVEATIAGFAQPGQRELLAPYAARYFDGIERVWRERSIEIAMDVVRGLFPASLVDGATLAAADRWLAEHEGAAPALRRMVLEERDDLARALRAQACDAAAGARP, from the coding sequence GTGCCAGGTGAGAATCTTTCCCGGGACGAAGCACGTGAGCGGGGCCGGCTGCTGAGCGTCGACGCCTACGACGTGGCGCTGGATGTCCGCTCAGCGGTCTCCGCCGACGCGTCCGCGGAGACCTTCCGCTCCCGGACGACTCTCCGCTTCCGCTGCGCCGAGCCCGGCGCCTCGACCTTCGCGGACCTGCTGGCACCCTCGGTCACCTCGGTCTCCCTCAACGGCCGGGAGCTGGATCCGGGGACGGTGTTCGACGGCACCCGGATCACGCTGGACGGGCTGGCCGCCGAGAACACCCTCGTCGTCGACGCGCAGTGCGCCTACAGCCGCACCGGTGAGGGCCTGCACCGCTTCGTGGACCCCGAGGACGGCGAGGTCTATCTCTACACCCAGTACGAACCGGCCGACTCCCGCCGGGTCTTCGCCAACTTCGAACAGCCCGATCTGAAGGCCCCGTTCACCTTCGAGGTGACCGCCCCCGAGGGCTGGCTGGTGGTCAGCAACGGCGCGCAGGAGGGCGAGGCGGAGGGCGGCCGGCACCGTTTCGCGACGACGAAGCCGATCTCGACGTACATCACGGCCGTGGTGGCCGGCCCGTACCACTTCGTCTCGGACAGCTACCGCCGCACCTTTGACGACGGAACCGAGCTGGAGATCCCGCTGGGCGCGCTGTGCCGCAAGGGCCTGGCGAAGCACTTCGACGCGGACGACGTCTTCACCGTCACCAAGCAGGGCCTGGACTTCTTCCACGACCACTTCGACTTCCCGTACCCGTTCGGGAAGTACGACACCGCCTTCGTCCCCGAGTACAACCTCGGCGCGATGGAGAACCCGGGCTGTGTCACCTTCCGCGAGGAGTTCATCTTCCGCGGGAAGGTGACCGAGGCGTCCTACGAGCGCCGGGCCAACGTCATCCTGCACGAGATGGCGCACATGTGGTTCGGCGATCTGGTCACCATGCAGTGGTGGGACGATCTGTGGCTCAAGGAGTCCTACGCGGACTTCATGGGCGCCTTCGCCCTGGTGGAGGCGACCCGCTTCCGGAACGGCTGGATCACCTTCGCCAACCGCCGCAAGTCCTGGGCCTACCGCGCCGACCAGCTGCCCTCCACCCACCCGGTCACCGCCGACATCCGTGACCTGGAGGACGCCAAGCTCAACTTCGACGGCATCACCTACGCCAAGGGCGCCGCGGTCCTCAAGCAGCTGGTGGCGTATGTCGGCCAGGAGGCGTTCCTGGAGGGCGCCCGGCGCTACTTCACACGGCACGCCTACGGCAACACCCGGCTGACGGATCTGCTGACCGTGCTGGAGGAGACCTCCGGGCGGGACCTGGCCGGCTGGTCGCGGGCCTGGCTGGAGACCGCGGGCGTCAACTCGCTGACCCCGCAGGTCACTTATGACGCCCAGGACCGGATCACCGAGCTGAGCATCCTCCAGGATGCGGCGGCCGAGCGGCCGGAGCTGCGGCCGCACCGGGTCGCGGTGGGCCTCTACCGGCGCCAGGGCACGGACCCGGCGCTGGTGCGCTACGCCCGTGCGGAGGTGGACGTCGCCGGACCGCGGACGGCCATGCCGGAGCTGGCCGGCGCCGAGCGGCCGGAGCTGATCCTGGTCAACGACGACGATCTGACGTACTGCAAGGTCCGTTTCGACGAGGGGTCGCTGGCCACCCTGCGGGCCCGGCTCGGCGAGCTGGCCGACCCGATGGCACGGGCGCTGTGCTGGGCCGCGCTGTGGGGGCTGACCCGCGACGGGCTGATGCCGGCCGGTGACTACCTCGACCTGGTGCGGCGGTTCGCGGGCCAGGAGACCGACATCGGCGTGCTCCAGTCGCTGCACGGGCAGGCGCAGACGGCGCTGGAGTATTACTCCGCGCCGGACCGCCGGGAGCCCGCGGCCCGGGAGCTGGCCGAGGGCGCGCTGCGCGAGCTGCGGCTGGCCGAGCCCGGCAGCGGCCATCAGCTCACCTGGGCCCGGCACTTCGCCGCCCTGGCCGCCACCCCCGCCGATCTCCAGCTGCTCCAGGGCCTGCTGGACGGTACGGCGAAGATCGACGGCCTGGACGTGGACCAGGAGCTGCGCTGGACCCTGCTGGAGCCGCTGGCCGCCCACGGCCTCGCGGACGAGGCGCGGCTGACCGCCGAGCTGGCCCGTGACGACACCGCGTCCGGCAAGCGCCACCAGCTGCGCTGTCTGGCCGCCCGCCCCTCGGCCGGGGTCAAGGCGCAGGCGTGGGCGGACGTGGTGGAGTCCGACGCGCTCTCCAACGCCCTGGTGGAGGCGACCATCGCGGGGTTCGCGCAGCCGGGGCAGCGGGAGCTGCTGGCCCCGTACGCCGCGCGCTACTTCGACGGGATCGAGCGGGTGTGGCGGGAGCGGTCCATCGAGATCGCGATGGATGTGGTGCGCGGGCTGTTCCCGGCCTCGCTGGTGGACGGGGCGACGCTGGCGGCCGCGGACCGCTGGCTGGCGGAGCACGAGGGGGCGGCGCCCGCGCTGCGCCGGATGGTGCTGGAGGAGCGGGACGATCTGGCCCGTGCGCTGCGGGCACAGGCTTGTGACGCGGCGGCCGGGGCGCGGCCGTAA
- a CDS encoding type II toxin-antitoxin system PemK/MazF family toxin: MRRGDIYMVDLEPVRGSEASKVRPAVIVSNNGANQSVESNRRGVVTVVPLTSNTSRVLSFQVFLGADECRLPKDSKAQCEQLRAIALERVLHKVGSVPRQRMAEVDAALRRHLAL; this comes from the coding sequence ATGAGGCGTGGTGACATCTACATGGTCGACCTTGAGCCGGTGCGCGGCAGTGAGGCAAGCAAGGTCCGCCCGGCCGTGATCGTGTCCAACAACGGCGCCAACCAGTCGGTCGAGTCCAACCGGCGCGGGGTGGTCACGGTCGTTCCCCTGACGTCGAATACCTCGCGGGTGCTCTCCTTCCAGGTCTTCCTCGGAGCCGACGAGTGCCGTCTGCCCAAGGACTCCAAAGCCCAGTGCGAGCAGCTGCGCGCCATCGCGCTGGAACGCGTACTCCACAAGGTCGGCTCGGTGCCGCGCCAGCGCATGGCCGAGGTCGACGCCGCGCTCCGTCGTCATCTGGCCCTCTGA
- a CDS encoding DsbA family protein has translation MSETAKTPADFWFDPLCPWAWMTSRWMLEVEKVRPVEVRWHVMSLAVLNENKLDELPEEYAENMRPGGKAWGPVRVVIAAQQLHGDEAVGRLYTALGTRFHNEGLGANQESIAAALEDAGLPADLIEYADKDTYDKELRASHKEGIDLVGQEVGTPVIAVPGSDGDQIAFFGPVVTPAPKGEEAAKLWDGTLMVASIPGFYEIKRTRTQGPIFD, from the coding sequence GTGTCCGAGACCGCGAAGACCCCCGCAGACTTCTGGTTCGACCCGCTGTGCCCCTGGGCCTGGATGACCTCCCGCTGGATGCTGGAGGTGGAGAAGGTGCGCCCGGTCGAGGTGCGCTGGCATGTGATGAGCCTGGCGGTGCTGAACGAGAACAAGCTCGATGAGCTGCCCGAGGAGTACGCCGAGAACATGCGCCCCGGCGGCAAGGCATGGGGCCCGGTCCGCGTGGTGATCGCCGCCCAGCAGCTGCACGGCGACGAGGCCGTGGGCAGGCTCTACACCGCGCTCGGCACCCGCTTCCACAACGAGGGCCTCGGCGCGAACCAGGAGAGCATCGCCGCCGCCCTTGAGGACGCGGGCCTGCCCGCCGACCTGATCGAGTACGCCGACAAGGACACCTACGACAAGGAGCTGCGCGCCTCCCACAAGGAAGGCATCGACCTGGTAGGCCAGGAGGTCGGCACCCCGGTCATCGCGGTCCCCGGCTCCGACGGCGACCAGATTGCTTTCTTCGGCCCGGTCGTCACCCCCGCCCCCAAGGGCGAGGAGGCCGCCAAGCTGTGGGACGGCACGCTGATGGTCGCGTCCATCCCCGGCTTCTACGAGATCAAGCGGACCCGCACCCAGGGGCCGATTTTCGACTGA
- a CDS encoding DUF1203 domain-containing protein — protein sequence MTTYTAHTTPTTHPARPDTPTGCTARAIPEAALSELRGTDDAGRPAEPFTARADGVPQDAVGAPLRCCLRDVRAGERVALVSYAPLRRWAAGSGAEPGAYDEQGPVFIHAEACGGPDGAAGRYPVTRAGALRVLRRYNARGQITGGRFLEVPEDAEAAFDAALGEAFADPETALVHVRAVEYGCFHFEVRRP from the coding sequence ATGACGACATACACCGCGCACACCACCCCCACCACACACCCGGCCCGCCCGGACACCCCCACCGGCTGCACCGCGCGCGCCATCCCGGAGGCCGCGCTCAGCGAGCTGAGGGGGACCGACGACGCCGGGCGGCCCGCCGAACCGTTCACCGCCCGTGCGGACGGGGTGCCGCAGGACGCCGTCGGGGCGCCGCTGCGCTGCTGTCTGCGGGACGTGCGGGCCGGTGAGCGGGTGGCGCTGGTCTCGTATGCGCCGCTGCGTCGCTGGGCGGCCGGGAGCGGGGCGGAGCCCGGGGCGTACGACGAGCAGGGGCCGGTGTTCATCCACGCGGAGGCGTGTGGCGGGCCGGACGGTGCGGCCGGTCGGTATCCGGTCACGAGGGCCGGTGCGCTGCGCGTGCTGCGCCGCTACAACGCCCGGGGGCAGATCACCGGCGGCCGGTTCCTGGAGGTCCCGGAGGATGCCGAGGCCGCGTTCGATGCCGCCCTCGGGGAGGCGTTCGCGGACCCCGAGACGGCGCTGGTGCACGTCCGGGCGGTGGAGTACGGCTGCTTCCACTTCGAGGTGCGGCGGCCCTGA
- a CDS encoding aspartate-semialdehyde dehydrogenase, with amino-acid sequence MRIGIVGATGQVGGVMRGILAERNFPVEQLRLFASARSAGRTLPWQDTEITIEDAATADFSGLDIVLFSAGGATSKALAEKVAAAGPVVIDNSSAWRRDPQVPLVVSEVNPQAITDRPKGIIANPNCTTMAAMPVLRPLHDEAGLVSLVVATYQAVSGSGLAGVDELDGQVRKVIEQDATKLTHHGAAVEFPEPDKYVAPIAFNVLPMAGSVVDDGLNETDEEQKLRHESRKILEIPELKVSGTCVRVPVFTGHSLQVNARFARPISPARAQEVLAGAPGVTLSDVPTPLQAAGQDASFVGRIREDETAENGLALFVSNDNLRKGAALNAVQIAELVAAELRG; translated from the coding sequence ATGAGGATCGGAATCGTCGGAGCCACCGGACAGGTCGGCGGCGTGATGCGAGGCATTCTCGCCGAGCGGAACTTCCCGGTCGAGCAGCTGCGGCTGTTCGCTTCGGCCCGGTCCGCCGGACGCACGCTGCCCTGGCAGGACACCGAGATCACCATCGAGGACGCGGCCACCGCGGACTTCTCCGGGCTGGACATCGTCCTCTTCTCGGCCGGCGGCGCGACGTCCAAGGCGCTGGCGGAGAAGGTCGCCGCGGCCGGCCCGGTCGTGATCGACAACTCCTCGGCCTGGCGCCGTGACCCCCAGGTCCCGCTGGTCGTCTCCGAGGTCAACCCGCAGGCCATCACGGACCGGCCCAAGGGCATCATCGCCAACCCGAACTGCACGACCATGGCCGCGATGCCGGTGCTGCGTCCGCTGCACGACGAGGCCGGTCTGGTCTCCCTGGTCGTCGCCACCTACCAGGCGGTCTCCGGCAGCGGTCTGGCCGGTGTGGACGAGCTGGACGGCCAGGTCCGCAAGGTCATCGAGCAGGACGCCACCAAGCTGACGCACCACGGTGCCGCGGTGGAGTTCCCGGAGCCGGACAAGTACGTCGCCCCGATCGCCTTCAATGTGCTGCCGATGGCCGGCTCGGTCGTCGACGACGGTCTGAACGAGACCGACGAGGAGCAGAAGCTCCGCCACGAGAGCCGCAAGATCCTGGAGATCCCGGAGCTGAAGGTGTCCGGCACCTGCGTCCGCGTCCCGGTCTTCACCGGCCACTCGCTCCAGGTCAACGCCCGTTTCGCGCGTCCGATCAGCCCCGCGCGCGCCCAGGAGGTGCTGGCCGGCGCCCCCGGCGTCACCCTCTCCGACGTGCCCACCCCGCTCCAGGCCGCCGGCCAGGACGCGTCCTTCGTGGGCCGCATCCGCGAGGACGAGACCGCCGAGAACGGTCTGGCGCTGTTCGTCTCCAACGACAACCTCCGCAAGGGCGCGGCACTGAACGCCGTCCAGATCGCGGAGCTGGTCGCCGCGGAGCTGCGCGGCTGA